The genomic stretch tttaccttttgatttgatgtttagattcaaaaggtactatgagcttaagacttgataaatgaATTAacttgaaaactgacgaaggttttcttactctgactatacaTGTATTTGcattattacaaatacattatcattttatacatCGTAGTAAGTATTATTcagaattgtaataatattttgaaacagtAATGTCCCGTAGTATCCAAGATACCACGAAAATTCTTTCTTCGATTTTTACGGTACATAaaagtttatgttattatatgtataaaaatgtttggcgtattaaatatttttcgtgcTATACAAACGAAGCTCAGTACTTGTATTACTAAAGATGGTTTAATAGTTAAAGACTATCAGATCAAGATCTTACTTTTTGCACTGATTTTCTTCATCTTTTGGATTTTCAACACTGAATTTCTCAGTTGGATTCTTGATGGCGTTTTCGGTTTCagatttgtttactttttttaaatcttcttcGCCTTTGAAACCTTTTTCTTCCATAGCCAAAAGGGACTTCGTTTCTGAAATGTCACAGAAATAATcttagttgtaattataaagtGTTTAGGTTCGATTGTCAGAATTTGAACCATCATCACAAATtagattttatgtttttactatgtataatataactcATATACCAGTCTCAATCTCTTCGGGTACTTCAACCTTTTTCATATGCCACTCCACTGGCTGCATCAAGGCCATTCCGATTATATTTTGCAAGGAAACagctgatattattaataaagttccTCTAAATCCATACGTTTCTAAATTCCACTTGACAAATTGAGGTGAAACTAAGGCGACAGCTcctagaattatatttttttgactttGTTACTTGACTAttggataatttaattattttattgagacatatgaaatggaaaaaaacgttttctaattttatagaaaaatatatttcatgacCGTAATTTTGGTAGCATTTGCACTCATATTGGTACTGTACTTATATTTGGTTAGATTTTTATTTGGTTACtttgtagtaaaaaaaagtgaaatgtCATCGCTAGTTCTTATAagcatttacaaatttaatccCAAGGGACTTATTGATATTGTcacgtattaaaatatactgcTAACGAGACGAAAtcaagtttatataaaaaaatacacaaaatttgtTACCTATAACAGTCTGCGTAAAACTGACAGCGAGCAGTCGTCTCTTGACGAAATAGTGATTTAATATTgtacaggatatattatatatcaatccATTACCTACACTCTGaaacatataagttaaataaatgtttgcgTATTCTTAAGGAAGAGGCCTATTCCAACAGTGGCATAAAGTTTTTACAGACTCTATCTATCCTTGTACTTTTTTGCCCTGTTATGTTGTTTggatcatatatgtatatatagtagagTACTTTAGTACGATATGATCACAGTGCTTCTTCTAAGTGTTCtttctacaatttttttaccTTGCACAGAttacgaaaaattaataatattcttatgttCAATAAAAAACACAGGGACTGCGCAAATATGCTATAGTtgggaaaaataatataattccttTGTTGtatatatgaaacatttttacacaatattcaaaatatctTATGTCATTATATCTGATATCTTGATCAAAaagcttataaatataacaaagatttTTAGATCTATAAAGGAAATGGGCGTTTCGGTAGGATTTATTTTGGTTCCTTTCCTATTTTTGATAAActgatatgatataaataataacaagttTCACAGTATATTTGAAAGGCATTTTACGTTTTgtcaaataatacattaataaaatctattgaaaaaatatttaacagaagTCGTATTAGTGTGTACAAAATTCTAGGGAATACAAAACAGCTTTCAGCTGgtataattattcttatatgCAGTTCTGTATATtgcatatatgtatgcattttgATCGTTAAAAAGAATAACTGTATTGCGTTTAGTAGGAATTGGTTGAATCTGTATTCTGAgggttatttatttgtatttttttttaattctaagtGTTGTACGTAAAATATGAGcgaatttttacaatttttacaatatttatagatgtttgtagtttaaataaattaaaataattacaaagaagTTTACCTGTAGTACTCCTAAGCATAAGAAAAATGACAGCTTCGAATTCACAAAAATGTTGCCGAATATTATtcccaaattaaatattatcgaaGCAACCAGGCCGAGTTGACGTAAAGATAGAAGCTTTAATAGGGGATTCACGATCATTCCTGGAAATGAAAACAGTAAATTTACAGTGAAACTTACGTAATAAGTAAACAGGActctgaattttaataaaacctttttatataaagaatatgttttaataataaattaagcaaatacaTTTCAGAATTTGGACCTTAAAGTTAATAAGGTTAAATGAGAATTTGTAGCATTTACGTCAGAagcaatgaaattataaaaagtccGATGTTTTTCATTAAGATTTAATGAAAGGTCCAGCTACCATTCTATTAATATccagacaaacaaaaaagtttttcctACTAAATTAACTCAACGATCATAGCTTGATCTCGTCGATGAAAAAAGCAATAATTAAACACTAACCGAGTATTgagaattaatatataatatgataatttattttgaggAAGGTTTTGAGCATGAATTTGGATGGACATAGAGGAAGGGGACGACCAATAAAACGATGGTTGAACTGTGTGAAAGATGGTATGGCtggaattaattgaaaattggaataagagcaggaggatgatgatgataatttaGAAATGCTTCTCATTAACAACAAAAGTGGTCAcgacaataatatatttgtctaCAAAAATACCTGCAAAAGCAGCACTAATGGCACTGACTCCATTTAAAAATGTGATACCAGTTGAATCCATGTTCAGTTCAATGAATAGATCCTTAAATATCATTCCATAGCAAGCCACGAATGTTGATGTGGTTATCTGTTGAACAACAAGTTTTGATAAATAACTATAGGAACAATAAACAAAAgtcataaatatgaaaatgaataaaatactaTCGGTCCTTCAAAAATATTGTTCCACATTTGAACACAAAATATATGCGTGAAAAATTTGGGAAAGACAAtgtttaaaatcatatatattaaagtattcgcaataaatacatactttaGCCATGCAATCTAGGCAAagactttaaaatattgataaggtTAAGTCTTGAAGaagtattaatatcaataaaggtATACCTGCATACGAGGTATTTGTAAGACCGACTATCTGAAGTTCGTGTAAGCTAAATAAGTGTTAAATCGTTTAAGTTAGTTTATATTAATCGAATGAGAATAAGAATTTGCTACTCTTTTATCATCTATTGGAAAGCactatcttataataaaaaaaatgatctggattttacataatattctgGTTCTGAGCTGTCCAGTACAGCTCAGACTAATCCGCTATATATAGGAAAATCTGAAaatctgtatataaatatcaatacttcCTATCACAGCTAAAAGTAACGAAGTATACAAATGTAAGACTATTCTAAGGACTATTCTAATTTGAAGTTACTcgtaataataagttatttatccagattattattattcaaagtcGCTTTCAATTAGTAcactttgtaaattaattgcttTGAATGGTGAcactattttataacaataatttaaaataattgagatTCCCTAGATgtcaagaaatatttataaatgctgtACAAGATTTTCGTTGAAGTGGATTAATGGCCTTTTTCCTGTCTATTTTTTTCTGGCGTCCTTTTTTACGTCTTTTATATCTTTATGTGAGATGAACCTaaggtaaaaaatatgattttttctttaaaaatttgaacacatttttatattaaaaacaatttatcgaTCATAACCAAGTTGCTTCCGAGGATTTAGTCAAAATACTTGTaatgacatacatatgtaaacaGCTCAGggaataaattaatcaatatcaCATATATTTGGACATAAATTCTTCTAAATAAACTCACCAAATTTATAATCACGCCCACACCGATCATGTAACCCCATCCACCATCTGGTGCcacaaattcatattttttaccatttttctCTATGACACCCATGTCGGAGAGTTACGTCGAAACTCTAACGTCAACTGAACCTTGCATCAAACAAGTAATCATGTGTCTTTATCTCATGTAAATAGTATTTAGTTTTGTATGTAGTTTGATTACCGTAATTACATATACTTGTCGACTTTTAAGTTCcgtattatttaatgttgtaatGTTAATGACATCAAACGTATTACTTTCTCCTTTAAACGCCTCCTCAAAACTATTTGcagatttaaagtaaataaatctattgttatttgttaattattacgaaatatattgtttaaatcatAAAAGTTTCTTATGGGgagtattttcattaaaattcaaacaaagATACGATTTTCACTTACAATACTTTTAAACTAACTTAATTACATGTCATatcatgtatagtacgacacaatttagattcaacatcggcaaaattcgtaagaccgatcacatccgaattaagtacgctatcccaaattatcaatatttatttcctatctgggggcacggcagtgccccagccaagtctcgaacaaaacgggcacggccgtaccatctcttctcgaagcgattcgcggctGGTTCGCCatttctgtttaatttgtgctcattgccaagtcactataattataatataaagaaaagtattgatacaattattaatgttgatttataactacaaacaatttgaataggacttggcttctatgagatctcaaaactttttacgatggaaagactgcatcgagagacttggcatttttttacatttaatgtttttggtgggatatgATCTGtacacaaacttaataacttgtattatCATATAACCGTCATAgttatattcgtcaatttcacacgacacgtcgatttacatgcactttctttctcgagttgaactgacgcgagaatctatagcgacgaatagcgttgaatggcgcgataggaagctattatagctattatatatatacaatataaatcagcagtaatgaaattgccgatactacatctaagttgtgtcgtattatacacATGTCTAGAAAAGAatatccaattatttttttcgtaataaataGCTATGTCGAAATTTTACAGTATATTCTAATGTCAGTACCGTCGTGTTAGCGACGCAGGACGAACAAGCTATATCAACGTTTAATAGTTTCTGTTCAGGAACAAATTTTAAGGAAGAGACCTGAGACGAAATTTAATAATGACAGTCACTGTGGAGGCAGATTCAAATCAAATATCGTCAGACCAATATCTAAAATgctatatcattatttttgagCGATAAGAGGTCCCAATTACTTGCTTTAGATAGCTAACGACGACTACGACTACGACgacgtggtagggctttttgcaagccagtctgggtaggtaccactcactcatccagttattctaccgccaaataacagtacttaatattgttgtgttccggtttgaagggtgagtaagccagtgtaactacaggcacaaggcacataacatcttagtacccaaggttagtggcacattgacgatgtaaggattagttaatatttcttacagcgtccttgtctatgggtgatggtgaccacttaccatcaggtggcccatatgctcgtccgccaacctataccataaaaaagtataatcaaTTTACGGTATAAATTATAGTTTCAAGTCACAgtcataataatagtaaataatatatgttacacCGAAAAGAAACCACTAGGTTGTTGTGTTTATTTGACCAATAACAATcggattacaataattatttttgcatttgATAGTATCCTTGAGTAAGGTTATAGGCTAACATCACGCTACGGTCACGTGATCGACCGGGCCTAGCCTACAATCTTCAGTTAGATTCACGTTTTCTATCTCCATTTTTTTCAGTTACAtgcattttgtataataacccataaatgtttcaaaatatttatttacataaatatattgtacaatatacttatataaacaaatgtgtACGTATTGTGTttgatagtaaaatatattatcccTGAAAACgcattttatttcgatataaaagtttgtttcacatacaaacaatataaaaacataaaataattaataaaataattacatagtttAATACAGAGTCGCCTTTACCGTTACCGCTTagtgtccctatgtatgtatgtagtaacagcctataaatttcccactgcagagataaggcctcctcttccattaaggagagggtttggaacatattccaccacgctgttataatgcgggttgggggaatgcacatgtggcagactttcgatgaaattagacacatgcaggtttcctcacgatgttttccttcaccgccgagctcgagacgaattataaacacaattaagcacatatatatagtggtgcttgcctggatttgaacccgcaatcatcggttaacatgcacgcgttctaaccactgagccatctcagctctcgtatgtatgcttagatctttaaaattattaaattacgcaacggaataTCAtgcgttttatttaatagataggttgaatcaagaggaaggtttatttttacatgtacaatatagtaaaaaaatactaataattttagaagtttttaaagTGATGTCTTGAAAAAtccattttgtattataaaaatgaatattatttgatacaatatttatttcacaactTTTCATATTACTTAGTTGGTACCAACCAAAAATAAGAAAACCAATGTCTGATCATTACTAGACctggattatttatttaaacatgtacatagctatatacatatttgttaataGATAGCAACTCACGGTGATGATGATGCTCAcaactttataattatctttaaaatatttgtcttacTAGCATGAGccgtcaaaattattatattatttaaatattttaaagccaCTCCCGCAAATACTGTTTGCATAGCTTTGCAAATGTTGGGTTTGTAGAGGCAATCTGATTGATGCAGATTGAATCGAATTAACAAGCGTCTGGTGCGGTTCTCATCACATTTGTTGTTTAACTACATAGCCGTCTCATTTCTAATGCGATAATTGTTTTATTCGATAAAAATCATACTTCAAAAAGACAATGCAGATATATGCTAAAAACATTGCGTATATAtgcaaattaacaaaataaaacaatataattcattatatacGTCAACTCTCTACTACCCTACTTTATGGCGTACTGTCAAATATAATACTACTAGTGATCTTTCTTCAGAttctcgcatccagctccttcCAGCTATCTTGCGCAATTtttcactccaccgtgcccgaggacagcctacattataaacacaattattaaatatatattaaatatatattaaacactaCAGAATATAGACAATACAAACTGCTATACCCTTGTATTTTAAACCTTCAATATCTTCAAAGATATTCAGTTCAATTACATGTTGTATATTGATCTATATGAAATTCACAATGTTTTTAAAGTACTCTATTGGATGAGGATTAAAGATGTGTTGCTTAAAATCGAAAATAAGCGGAAATAAGCggatataaaaagtaaagaacaAAAATTGTAGGCAATTACTCCGTAAATGTTCTGTTGATAGACATTTACTATTGcattactgatatttttttgGACCTTTTTAGGTGTATAATACTGTACTACATTATTTCGATCTATGTTGTATAGTCCAGGCATTGTTTGCAATGTAATACCAAAAAAGGTTATTATTTACGACAACACTTTAGACACCTCTAAAATTATGAGCGTTTGTCTTCTATTTTATGCATGTATTGTTCATATAAAAACCCTCTTGAAatagtctattaaaaaaatgtgtaattttaaagatgttagtatacacagggacagacagactACGATAAGCGGCTTTGTTTatctataatatgtaataatgctATATGACGGAAATAATCCAAGACAATGATATTAAAACATAGtcaattttactactttttattaatttggaaattcCAAACCTATttaaagagccgagatagctcagtggttagaacgcatgtatcttaatcgatgattgcgggttcaaacctaggcaagcaccactgaatatttatgtgcttaatttgtgtttataattcatctcgtgctcggcggtgaagggtcACATGAGGGtcacgtgaggaaacctgcatgtttcagatttcatagaaattctgccatatgtgtattccaccaacccgcattggaatagcgtggtggaatatgttccaaaccttttcctttaagggagaggaggccttagcctagcagtgggaaatttacaaggaTATTTACTGTTGCTGTTGTATTCCTAAGCAAGGTCAAACAGAGAAACATTAAGAATGTATTTAAAAgctttaaattgaattgaaacctGGTACTAACGCAgtactattatataattcaattttctaACATTTGAAAACCTCGCAAGATCATAAGAATCGATAACGCTAAGTAAAAATAGTGGTGCAATCATTATAAACAGTTTTGAACAAACGACAATAGCTTATCATCAGTAAAAATGCTTTAgcaattaaagataaaatgttggtgaaaaaaataacaatgttgtGTACGAATAAGAGTAAACAGTACTGATTACAATTGACTACTTACTACATAGCGTAAAATGCTGTAATGCCAATACTTCCACCGACAATACTCAATCAAGCGATTGATGTaagatttatatacaaattaccGTACTGCCCAGTTTATCACGTGagtaatatgtaatttaaacgtaactaaatatattcatttaagacatcaaataaaatcaaaatcaaatcaaatcaaaataaactttattcaagtaacttttaacaagcaattttgaaatttcactttacaattaagtgaaagtagattctaccgagaagaaccggcaagaaaatctgtagttactctttttcaacatttaaaaaaagttcactttaaaacttctaaaattattagtataatcCTTTTCCTATTGAATcgatatatctattaaataaaaacacatcagtctccattatgtaattttaaagatctaagcatacatagcgacagacagcggcaagagactctgttttatactacgtaatgatgatgataatgatatgtAGAAATGAATGTATTTACTGACTGAATATTCCACAAAGCaaacattataatacaatagtaTCTGGCGAGTTTTACACAgttgaatttatatttcgaacggTAGTCGCTTTActaaaaataacgagtgtcgaacgatttgttccacaaaaatgcttgtattttcagatagtcgaaaaaaaaagaagtaggcggtagcgtaatgccatacttctcgggtgtggcttacagcccgccataaCGACGCGAatgcattaattttaataaaacaattcaaccatttgtgccaggctaatttttggatAGCTAATTATCGTCGAGTATGGCTACTCGAAAATCAACTTGCTTAATTAGAcacctgaagaaccgccatactggtacaaattaccaaatattttgtatcctcatctcccggtctaataacgaaaaataatactttaaattagaATCATATTTCATCGTTCACAATATTACGACGGGTTACAATCTACGAATTTTGTAACCTTACGATGACAGACCAACTTGTAAAGGACAGTGGGAAAGAACTTCTTAAGAAGAGCCTTTTGTCCAACAGTAAAATATTATCTGCTAGTTTATTTTTAGCAAAGGAATTCCTATACctttataaacactaatttttctaagattattaaaacaaacatttacagACATGTTTAATtaacttcataaatatttacataacgtATTCAATTACATACGctgaaaataaaacacaaaccgCCAGTAGCGAGTATACTCGTTCTTGACAATGAATCAGATCTTATCAGTGTTATAAAAACTACTGCAGAATTGTAATTACCTAAAtggttattttcaatatttatgtgaCTAAAAAATGCATTGTGTTATTATAAGCTGTTGTTGGTCAAAAGGAAAGGATGTGTTTAAGTTTAACTACCATtcatagttatatttaaaatgtgctATCTATGCAGATAAGGATCTCGTGTGGGTGTAGGCAACTGCATATGCTTGTCGaagttttaatattgtaaaaaagaactccaacaaaacattttacaatattcttttttcaaacttGAAGAGGATACGGGATTGAAATACGAGTTAcccattaaaaaatgtttttttttttaaatatagattttttatttacccaACGTAGGGATTGAACCAAGGCTTTTGGGGTTTAATCCTCTAACTTATCACTAAACTAACGAGGCACTGAACTATGCGAGTCTACTGATAGtcgatttaaatttgataagatATGTAAGGCATATCTTTcagtacaaatattattttagcatttgaataatattagtgaactgctttattataataaataattattcaagcAACATAATTAGTTGTTACAGAATAATGGCCGTGACGAGTAATCTCCAGAAAAAAACCAAAGATATATGGACgagttatttaaaacaatttcgtCAGCTGAACTCGTAAATCCTTCCATAACCTCGAAAagactaaaaagtaataatgttttcaaataGGCAGAAGCGAAGCCTCTTCGCCTCCAAGTATTTACTAGTACCCAACCCATTTGTTTTAGTCACAGAAATGTACATAAATACGTGCCCCTACGTGAGAGATCAGGAATATTATGAACAGCTTTACATCTAAAATAAACACGACATCTCAGAATTGGAACCCAACATCTACTTTTTAGTTAAGAAACCAACGTAAcatccaaaaaatatatagccaATCAATTTATGTGACCATTAAGAATTTACGTTTTAAATCTgttatatcttcgaaaatattcatttaaatgacaTGCTGTAAAGGTCAATATTTAGGGTACGTAATTAGATAGGGACTAATGCTGTGTTgccgaaaataagccattatttctcgtaaaaagtaaaggataataATTGGTTGTTGTTTGCTATCCCtaagaaataaacatataacatcGTGGACTTTTTTTAAAGGCCTTCTTAAGGTGTACAATACCGTAGTACATTATTGTATTCCATCTCGTAGGGtttagccagcgtttgcaatgtaagcgaaaaacagtttttatatacaacagCACTATGGaaatctctaaaattatcagtgttttctAGATTGTATATGTATCatacatttaaatgttaatctTGAATCTCTcaatctactaaaaaaaaaatacatgaaaatccatggcgtgattttaaagatctaagcattagTAGAGACACGACGCTaagcgactttgatttatactatgtaatgaaaattCAGCTTCATTCCTATAAAAGAAAATCAGTAACCTATGTGTTGTTAAAATATGTGGCTGAACCAATATGTCTtcctacaattattttaattgttaacgaAAATATCACTAAATCtggtcattttttttattttatttgatgcaAACAGCGAAATTTTGAACTATTTCATTgcgaacattataattataaagggTTATACTTCTGCGCCTGTAAGAATATTAGTAGCAAAGAAGAAGGAAAGCGATACAAACCGCcgttttatatatacaagaaataacttatga from Vanessa cardui chromosome 1, ilVanCard2.1, whole genome shotgun sequence encodes the following:
- the LOC124543721 gene encoding monocarboxylate transporter 12-like translates to MGVIEKNGKKYEFVAPDGGWGYMIGVGVIINLITTSTFVACYGMIFKDLFIELNMDSTGITFLNGVSAISAAFAGMIVNPLLKLLSLRQLGLVASIIFNLGIIFGNIFVNSKLSFFLCLGVLQSVGNGLIYNISCTILNHYFVKRRLLAVSFTQTVIGAVALVSPQFVKWNLETYGFRGTLLIISAVSLQNIIGMALMQPVEWHMKKVEVPEEIETETKSLLAMEEKGFKGEEDLKKVNKSETENAIKNPTEKFSVENPKDEENQCKKNFMSNIIDVSLLKTFLISNAAVGVALSLFSEYLFTFLLPQALYALGWNEGNIAWALTLNAMTDLGTRAFFIFMSGWLLNVGSHEIYVVGLVLALITKLGMLWSDDMLVMTVFITMMGIPRCTIMMLLPVVVADSVDPDKFSSAIGIVLLLFAFFNLTVGPAIGAIRDLTNSYSTAFYILSSCFGIVIMFWTIELIYKKNKHKRIPKEDSIKA